A single region of the Halobacterium wangiae genome encodes:
- the sucD gene encoding succinate--CoA ligase subunit alpha has translation MSILVDDDTRVVVQGITGGEGKFHAEQMIEYGTNVVAGAVPGKGGQEVAGVPVYDTVDAAVEAEDADASVVFVPPAFAADAVFEGLDTDLDLVVAITEGIPTQDMAKVNKRLSEVDTRLLGPNCPGIITPGESKLGILPGNIFESGNVGLVSRSGTLTYQVVDSLTSRGIGQTTAIGIGGDPIIGTDFIDALELFEADPDTHAVVMCGEIGGEDEEEAADYIAQNMDTPVAGFIAGRTAPPGKRMGHAGAIVSGSGTGTAESKINALNDAGVPVGDTPEEVADDIESLL, from the coding sequence ATGAGCATTCTAGTCGACGACGACACCCGCGTCGTGGTGCAGGGCATCACGGGCGGGGAAGGCAAGTTCCACGCCGAACAGATGATCGAGTACGGGACGAACGTCGTCGCGGGCGCCGTCCCCGGCAAGGGCGGCCAGGAGGTCGCGGGTGTCCCCGTCTACGACACCGTCGACGCCGCCGTCGAGGCGGAGGACGCCGACGCGTCGGTCGTCTTCGTCCCGCCGGCGTTCGCCGCGGACGCTGTCTTCGAGGGCCTCGACACTGACCTCGACCTCGTGGTCGCCATCACGGAGGGCATCCCCACGCAGGACATGGCGAAGGTGAACAAGCGCCTGAGCGAGGTCGACACCCGCCTCCTCGGGCCGAACTGCCCGGGCATCATCACGCCCGGCGAGTCCAAACTCGGCATCCTCCCCGGCAACATCTTCGAGTCCGGGAACGTCGGCCTGGTCTCCCGTTCGGGCACCCTCACCTACCAGGTCGTCGACTCGCTGACCTCGCGGGGTATCGGACAGACCACCGCCATCGGCATCGGCGGCGACCCCATCATCGGGACGGACTTCATCGACGCCCTCGAACTGTTCGAGGCCGACCCGGACACCCACGCCGTCGTGATGTGCGGCGAGATCGGCGGCGAGGACGAGGAGGAGGCCGCCGACTACATCGCCCAGAACATGGACACCCCGGTCGCGGGCTTCATTGCGGGCCGCACCGCGCCGCCGGGCAAGCGCATGGGTCACGCGGGCGCCATCGTCTCCGGTAGCGGGACGGGCACCGCGGAGTCCAAGATCAACGCGCTGAACGACGCTGGCGTCCCCGTCGGCGACACTCCCGAAGAAGTCGCCGACGACATCGAGAGCCTGCTGTAG